In a genomic window of Nodosilinea sp. E11:
- the guaA gene encoding glutamine-hydrolyzing GMP synthase: protein MTLQTEPTTTLGEDSLSEVNRQMLVILDFGSQYSELIARRIRETEVYSEVLSYRTTAEQLKQLNPKGIILSGGPNSVYDKGAPHCDSAIWDLGIPVLGVCYGMQLMVQQLGGQVDRAERGEYGKAALFIDDPTDLLTNVEDGTTMWMSHGDSVSNLPEGFALLAHTDNTPCAAVADHARKLYGVQFHPEVVHSKGGIALIRNFVYHICECQPTWTTEAFVEEAIREVRARVGDKRVLLALSGGVDSSTLAFLLHQAIGDQLTCMFIDQGFMRKDEPERLVKLFKEQFHIPVIHVKARDRFLAQVEGVTDPEVKRKRIGHEFIRVFEEESRRLGPFDYLAQGTLYPDVIESADTNVDPKTGERVAVKIKSHHNVGGLPKDLQFKLVEPLRKLFKDEVRKVGRSIGLPEEIVRRQPFPGPGLAIRIIGEITEERLEILRNADFVVRDEIAKQGMYHDFWQAFAVLLPVRSVGVMGDQRTYAYPIVLRLVSSEDGMTADWSRVPYDLLETISNRIVNEVEGVNRVVYDITSKPPGTIEWE from the coding sequence GTGACCCTTCAAACCGAACCGACTACTACCCTTGGGGAAGACTCCCTGTCAGAGGTCAATCGCCAGATGCTGGTTATCCTCGACTTTGGCTCTCAATACTCCGAACTAATTGCCCGCCGCATTCGCGAAACCGAAGTGTATTCGGAGGTGCTCTCCTACCGCACTACTGCCGAGCAACTCAAGCAGCTCAACCCTAAGGGCATCATTCTCTCTGGTGGCCCCAACTCGGTCTACGACAAGGGTGCGCCCCACTGCGACTCAGCCATTTGGGACCTGGGCATTCCGGTGCTAGGGGTGTGCTACGGCATGCAGCTGATGGTGCAGCAGCTGGGTGGCCAGGTTGACCGCGCCGAGCGCGGTGAGTATGGCAAAGCGGCTCTATTTATCGATGACCCCACTGACCTGCTCACCAACGTTGAAGATGGCACCACCATGTGGATGAGCCATGGCGACTCGGTCAGCAATCTGCCCGAGGGCTTTGCCCTGTTGGCCCACACCGACAACACCCCCTGCGCCGCTGTAGCCGACCACGCTCGCAAACTCTACGGGGTGCAGTTTCACCCTGAGGTGGTGCATTCTAAGGGGGGCATTGCCCTGATTCGCAATTTTGTTTACCACATCTGTGAATGCCAGCCCACCTGGACCACCGAAGCCTTTGTGGAAGAGGCGATTCGTGAGGTGCGGGCGCGGGTGGGTGACAAGCGGGTGCTGTTGGCTCTCTCCGGCGGGGTCGATTCCTCTACCCTGGCCTTTTTGCTGCACCAGGCGATCGGCGACCAGCTCACCTGCATGTTCATTGACCAGGGCTTTATGCGCAAAGACGAGCCCGAGCGGCTGGTGAAGTTGTTCAAAGAGCAGTTCCATATTCCGGTGATTCACGTTAAAGCGCGCGATCGCTTTTTGGCCCAAGTCGAAGGCGTCACCGACCCCGAAGTCAAACGCAAGCGCATCGGCCACGAGTTCATTCGCGTGTTTGAAGAAGAATCTAGGCGGCTCGGCCCCTTCGACTATTTGGCCCAAGGGACGCTCTACCCCGACGTGATCGAATCTGCCGACACCAACGTTGACCCCAAAACCGGCGAGCGGGTGGCGGTGAAGATCAAGAGCCACCACAATGTGGGCGGCCTGCCCAAAGACCTGCAATTCAAGCTGGTCGAGCCGCTGCGCAAGCTGTTCAAAGACGAAGTCCGCAAAGTGGGCCGCTCCATTGGCCTGCCCGAAGAAATCGTCCGCCGTCAGCCCTTCCCTGGCCCCGGCTTGGCCATTCGCATCATTGGCGAAATCACCGAAGAGCGGCTGGAGATTCTGCGCAATGCTGACTTTGTCGTGCGTGACGAGATCGCCAAACAGGGTATGTACCACGACTTTTGGCAAGCCTTTGCAGTGTTGTTGCCCGTCCGCAGTGTGGGCGTCATGGGCGATCAGCGCACCTACGCCTACCCCATTGTGCTGCGCCTGGTCAGCAGTGAAGACGGCATGACTGCCGACTGGTCGCGAGTGCCCTACGACCTGCTAGAGACGATCTCAAACCGCATCGTCAACGAGGTGGAGGGCGTCAACCGGGTGGTCTATGACATCACCTCGAAACCGCCTGGCACCATCGAGTGGGAGTAG
- the cbiD gene encoding cobalt-precorrin-5B (C(1))-methyltransferase CbiD — protein sequence MPDVPDSLPRSGYTLPVFACAGAIAALRYLLDTSDRAPTVTLDLINPAESADIAIAQLAPLPDGSVLAITHSDPGDNLDLTRHTPIWSVVAWGSGDQRDRLQIDGGEGIGRQVNQGNAPAIYRYARELMVHHLPPLVPEGKTLKVTIILPEGRALGDRTSNAAFGVLEGLSLLGTAGISAPLSAPGQLDQSRATLQAKAAQYRHLVFCLGENGLDLAVKLGINPDRRVKTANWLGPMLVEAGQLGVEGVLLLGYHGKLVKLAGGIFHTHHHVADGRQESLAACCVAVAVPLPVIQSILQAETVEAGLGLLQTQGGDMAQRVYQQMVERIDQRAAAYVHAHTGAALTVGTLVFDRQRQVIARSHLAQGLFNQLLVD from the coding sequence ATGCCCGATGTCCCTGATTCTCTACCGCGTTCTGGCTATACTCTGCCTGTCTTTGCCTGTGCTGGGGCGATCGCCGCGCTGCGCTACCTACTAGATACTAGCGATCGCGCCCCAACTGTCACCCTAGATTTGATCAACCCAGCCGAGTCTGCCGACATTGCGATCGCTCAGCTGGCTCCCCTGCCCGATGGCTCGGTGCTAGCTATCACCCACAGCGACCCCGGCGATAATCTCGACCTCACCCGCCACACCCCGATCTGGTCGGTAGTGGCCTGGGGCAGTGGCGATCAGCGCGATCGCCTTCAGATTGACGGGGGCGAGGGCATTGGTCGCCAGGTCAACCAGGGGAATGCCCCGGCAATCTATCGCTACGCCAGGGAGTTAATGGTTCACCACCTACCCCCCCTGGTGCCCGAGGGCAAAACCCTAAAGGTCACAATTATTTTGCCTGAGGGGCGGGCTTTGGGCGATCGCACCTCCAACGCCGCCTTTGGTGTGCTCGAAGGCCTATCGCTGTTGGGCACCGCTGGCATTTCAGCCCCCCTCAGCGCCCCCGGTCAGCTTGACCAATCGAGGGCAACCCTGCAAGCCAAGGCGGCCCAGTACCGCCACCTGGTATTTTGCCTGGGCGAAAACGGGCTAGACCTGGCGGTGAAACTGGGCATCAACCCCGATCGCCGGGTAAAGACCGCCAACTGGCTCGGGCCAATGCTGGTCGAAGCGGGTCAGCTGGGGGTTGAGGGGGTGCTGCTGCTGGGCTACCACGGCAAGCTCGTCAAACTGGCCGGCGGCATCTTTCACACCCATCACCATGTGGCCGATGGTCGTCAAGAAAGTCTTGCCGCCTGCTGTGTGGCCGTGGCGGTGCCCTTGCCCGTGATCCAATCTATCCTCCAGGCAGAGACCGTGGAGGCTGGGCTGGGCCTCTTGCAAACCCAGGGAGGTGATATGGCCCAACGGGTCTACCAGCAAATGGTCGAGCGCATCGACCAACGGGCCGCCGCCTACGTCCATGCCCACACGGGCGCGGCTCTCACGGTCGGCACCCTGGTGTTTGATCGTCAGCGACAGGTGATCGCCCGCAGTCATCTCGCCCAAGGTCTGTTTAATCAACTTTTGGTAGACTAG
- a CDS encoding TldD/PmbA family protein, producing the protein MPSIQDIAAYAESSAKKLGISKYDVYGSSVDETSVQVDKGDPKQVKASNRSSVIVRVWNADGKVGVTSTSDVDPLGMDLALQTAQEASEFGVSDNIPDFSPESVAPTADVQVETVPPAPVGDLIATLVGVEKQLLEAHPAIASVPYNGLAQRAIDRFYLNSAGALRQEARSYASVYLYSKTEQEGRKPRSAGAMRVNRGLPLLDIEGCLKEATEKTISHLDYDKVASGKYRVVFSGEAFLSLLGAFSNMYNAQSVLDNRSLSTVDSLGTVVASPLLSVYDDALHPENVSAETFDGEGTPTRRVPIIEKGVLTQFLHSAGTAKRMGASPTGHASIGAKVSVGPSYYHVLPGDEASREFTLDQAENVILIDDVQALHAGVNALQGSFSLPFDGWLVNGGHRTSIESATVAGDFCDLLKAIIHVEPQAEITPGGICPRVWVDALSITGEG; encoded by the coding sequence ATGCCTTCCATTCAAGACATCGCCGCCTACGCGGAATCTAGCGCCAAGAAACTCGGCATTTCTAAATACGACGTCTACGGGTCTTCGGTTGACGAAACCAGCGTGCAAGTCGATAAGGGCGACCCCAAGCAGGTCAAGGCCTCAAACCGCTCCAGTGTGATCGTGCGGGTGTGGAACGCCGACGGTAAGGTAGGGGTGACCTCCACCAGTGATGTCGATCCGCTGGGGATGGATTTGGCACTGCAAACTGCCCAGGAGGCCAGTGAATTTGGGGTGAGCGACAACATTCCCGACTTTAGCCCTGAGTCGGTGGCCCCCACCGCCGATGTGCAGGTGGAGACGGTGCCGCCTGCGCCCGTGGGCGATCTGATCGCCACCCTGGTGGGTGTCGAGAAACAGCTGCTGGAGGCCCATCCGGCGATCGCCAGTGTGCCCTACAACGGGCTGGCCCAGCGGGCGATCGATCGCTTTTACCTCAATAGCGCCGGTGCCCTACGCCAGGAGGCGCGCTCCTACGCCTCGGTTTATCTCTACAGCAAGACCGAGCAAGAGGGCCGCAAGCCTCGCTCGGCTGGAGCGATGCGGGTGAACCGGGGTCTGCCGCTGCTCGATATTGAGGGCTGTCTGAAAGAAGCTACCGAAAAAACCATCAGCCACCTCGACTACGACAAAGTGGCTTCGGGCAAGTACCGGGTGGTGTTTTCTGGCGAGGCCTTTTTGAGCCTGCTGGGGGCATTCTCTAACATGTACAACGCCCAGAGCGTGCTCGACAACCGCAGTCTTTCGACGGTTGATTCGCTGGGCACCGTGGTGGCCTCACCCCTTCTGTCGGTGTACGACGATGCCCTGCACCCCGAAAACGTCAGCGCCGAAACCTTTGACGGCGAAGGCACCCCCACCCGCCGCGTGCCGATTATTGAAAAAGGGGTGCTTACCCAGTTTCTGCACAGTGCCGGAACAGCGAAGCGCATGGGGGCCTCTCCCACGGGTCACGCCAGCATTGGGGCCAAGGTGTCGGTCGGCCCCAGCTACTACCACGTGCTGCCGGGAGACGAGGCCAGCCGCGAGTTTACCCTCGACCAGGCCGAGAACGTGATTTTGATCGATGACGTCCAGGCACTCCACGCCGGGGTGAACGCGCTCCAGGGCTCTTTCTCTCTGCCCTTCGACGGCTGGCTGGTGAATGGGGGACATCGCACCAGCATTGAGTCGGCTACGGTCGCTGGCGATTTCTGCGATCTGCTCAAGGCGATCATCCATGTAGAACCCCAGGCCGAAATTACCCCCGGCGGTATCTGCCCCCGCGTGTGGGTCGATGCCCTGTCGATTACGGGCGAAGGCTAA